A region from the Pseudonocardia petroleophila genome encodes:
- a CDS encoding 2-keto-4-pentenoate hydratase, producing MAEALRSAEVLWAAWRSGERMAALPEPPADEAAGMAVQDALRTLVGESYGWKIAATSAAGQAHVRVSGPLPGPLFTRFRYGPGDVLPSHDLHMRVAEAEFAFRMGADVRPGDDVLAAVEALHLAVELPDSRYTDFAAVGPAQLLADAACASRFVLGPEVPDWREVDLSTAGTALWINGAEAARGAGAAVLGDPRTALAWLAAELPRYGHHLRAGDVVTTGTTTTPPTIGPGDAVRADFGDLGSVPLSLR from the coding sequence GTGGCTGAGGCGCTGCGGTCCGCGGAGGTCCTCTGGGCGGCGTGGCGCAGCGGGGAGCGGATGGCCGCGCTGCCCGAGCCGCCCGCCGACGAGGCCGCGGGCATGGCGGTGCAGGACGCGCTGCGCACGCTCGTCGGGGAGTCCTACGGGTGGAAGATCGCGGCGACGTCGGCGGCCGGGCAGGCGCACGTCCGCGTCTCCGGTCCGCTGCCCGGACCGCTGTTCACCCGGTTCCGGTACGGGCCCGGCGACGTCCTGCCGTCGCACGACCTGCACATGCGCGTGGCGGAGGCCGAGTTCGCGTTCCGCATGGGCGCCGACGTCCGCCCCGGCGACGACGTGCTCGCCGCCGTCGAGGCGCTGCACCTCGCGGTGGAGCTGCCCGACTCGCGCTACACCGACTTCGCCGCCGTCGGCCCCGCCCAGCTGCTCGCCGACGCCGCGTGCGCGAGCCGGTTCGTGCTCGGACCGGAGGTCCCGGACTGGCGCGAGGTGGACCTGTCCACAGCGGGGACAGCCCTGTGGATCAACGGAGCGGAGGCCGCCCGCGGCGCCGGTGCGGCGGTGCTCGGGGACCCGCGGACGGCGCTGGCCTGGCTCGCCGCGGAGCTCCCGCGGTACGGGCACCACCTGCGGGCCGGCGACGTGGTCACCACCGGCACCACGACCACGCCCCCGACGATCGGGCCGGGCGACGCGGTCCGCGCCGACTTCGGCGACCTGGGCTCGGTGCCACTCTCCCTGCGCTGA
- a CDS encoding RNA-binding S4 domain-containing protein, which produces MESSRLDRWLWAVRLTKTRPDAATACRAGHVRVNDRPAKPATPVSPGDEVRARVNDVTRVVEVVRILPRRVGAADAATCYVDHTPAPPPEMAIPVARRDRGAGRPTKRERREIDEFRSGGL; this is translated from the coding sequence GTGGAGTCGAGCCGACTGGACCGCTGGCTGTGGGCGGTGCGCCTGACCAAGACCCGCCCGGACGCCGCGACGGCCTGCCGGGCCGGCCACGTCCGCGTCAACGACCGGCCCGCGAAGCCGGCCACCCCGGTGAGCCCCGGCGACGAGGTCCGGGCGCGCGTCAACGACGTCACGCGGGTCGTCGAGGTGGTGCGGATCCTGCCGCGCCGCGTCGGGGCCGCCGACGCCGCCACCTGCTACGTCGACCACACCCCCGCACCCCCGCCGGAGATGGCGATCCCGGTGGCCCGCCGCGACCGCGGCGCCGGCCGCCCGACCAAGCGCGAGCGGCGCGAGATCGACGAGTTCCGCAGCGGCGGGCTCTGA